One Buteo buteo chromosome 4, bButBut1.hap1.1, whole genome shotgun sequence DNA segment encodes these proteins:
- the CCSER2 gene encoding serine-rich coiled-coil domain-containing protein 2 isoform X3, whose translation MEEKNQIRTSLVSRLPKYGTKTLGSVLQPMPNGTAVSLAGNNGGKNFGKHNGTVRMSSFSFNWKKSNKYQLHDQNGRETNSKHNCNEKLIDSEKYSQSQGALGNDVLRVGLNSTASVASKAAKQTNMFVSSTEELNPKSLPGLSSSAKFAKGTLSGRTSYSGLNAPKSHLNGFYGNRPVVGLQRPRANSSATRTSSGESLAQSTDNSKAFSCEKMVRSQSFSHSIQNSFLPTASLTRSHSFNKAVDLTRPYHSQNLAARTSQRSTLLSRNARQLDVPNGNEPMKYGFTRPYSGMSASCSKKPPLSNGSGSAPSFGYRLSRPSLLKPTRQRFAGNIVNGSKSTTPDTCVVENSEISTNINRAIEKNSILESNAQRTDSDEGLHESMGKHGSKVMCMSDDGDEISISSLSSSEKNDLSEDFSDDFIDIEDPNRTIQIQQKESCLQELEHGSITSIEPFTSLKESGCNADDWLDINVSAVDDNSESTKHTAENVISPEMNYRAGSSFELSPSDSSDGTYMWDEEGLEPIGSVHPCGSYESSEMNSIDILNNLDSCDLEDDDLMLDVDLPEDPPHDKEECENMSRYDRQDRNARQHQEGFWKRAPQQRWNTQDHYHLGHTDHYIHGKNDLNRGSNYLESPIGHFESYGAPNFYQAPRQLVGLPDNTVMLDEMTLRHMVQDCTAVKTQLLKLKRLLHQNDENVSLQDIPLSVPSSPEPQEPESTFKMDDLLNEIRQLKDELKKKNETINQLEHQLATRCNCQKDSQKPTGATCTYADKFTQTSWRRSSGGYSAPSFSPWQGSFQGIPRSVPPHRRQTSSTTAFQQPSQFHRPRPGKTNKNATYRGPQ comes from the exons atggaagaaaaaaatcaaatcaggaCATCCTTGGTTTCCAGGCTACCGAAATATGGAACGAAAACTTTAGGAAGTGTTTTGCAACCTATGCCGAATGGGACGGCTGTTAGTTTAGCAGGCAATAATGGTGGCAAAAATTTTGGCAAGCACAATGGCACTGTTCGcatgtcttccttttctttcaattggaaaaaatcaaataaatatcAACTTCATGATCAAAATGGGAGAGAGACAAACTCTAAGCATAACTGTAACGAAAAATTAATTGATTCTGAGAAGTATTCTCAATCTCAAGGTGCATTGGGTAATGATGTGCTCAGGGTGGGTTTGAACAGTACTGCTTCAGttgcatcaaaagcagcaaagcaaaccaaTATGTTTGTATCTTCTACTGAGGAATTAAACCCAAAGTCTTTGCCTGGACTCTCTAGTTCAGCAAAATTCGCCAAAGGTACCCTGTCAGGAAGGACCTCATATTCTGGACTCAATGCTccaaaatcacatttaaatggattttatgGAAATAGACCAGTGGTAGGTTTGCAGAGACCTAGAGCTAATTCCAGTGCCACAAGGACAAGTTCAGGAGAAAGCCTGGCACAATCTACAGACAATAGCAAggctttttcctgtgaaaaaatGGTAAGATCACAAAGTTTTTCACATTCCATTCAGAATTCTTTCCTTCCCACTGCATCTTTAACCAGGTCACATTCCTTTAATAAAGCCGTGGATCTTACAAGGCCTTATCATAGTCAAAATCTAGCTGCCAGGACATCTCAGAGGTCAACTTTGTTGTCAAGAAATGCCCGTCAGTTGGATGTACCCAATGGAAATGAACCTATGAAGTACGGATTTACCAGGCCCTACTCCGGTATGTCAGCTTCTTGTTCAAAGAAGCCCCCACTGTCGAATGGATCTGGGTCAGCACCTTCTTTTGGATACAGATTAAGTCGGCCTTCTCTGCTGAAGCCTACCAGGCAGCGATTTGCTGGAAATATTGTGAATGGCAGCAAAAGTACAACTCCTGACACATGCGTTGTGGAGAACTCTGAAATTTCAACAAATATTAATAGAGCAAttgagaaaaacagtattttagagAGCAATGCTCAAAGAACAGATTCTGATGAGGGCCTGCATGAAAGTATGGGAAAACATGGGTCAAAAGTCATGTGTATGAGCGATGATGGAGATGAAATATCTATATCTTCTTTgtcatcctctgaaaaaaatgatttGAGTGAAGACTTCAGTGATGATTTCATAGATATAGAAGACCCAAACAGAACTATACAAATACAGCAAAAGGAGAGCTGCCTTCAAGAATTAGAGCATGGGAGTATAACGTCAATCGAGCCGTTCACTTCTCTCAAGGAAAGTGGCTGTAATGCTGATGACTGGCTTGATATAAATGTGTCTG CAGTGGATGACAACAGTGAAAGCACAAAGCATACTGCTGAGAATGTGATTTCTCCAGAGATGAATTACAGAGCTGGGTCCTCTTTTGAGCTTTCTCCATCTGACAGCTCTGACGGCACGTATATGTGGGATGAAGAAGGGTTGGAACCTATTGGAAGCGTACATCCATGTGGAAGTTACGAATCTTCAGAAATGAACAGCATA gaTATCTTGAATAATCTTGATTCATGTGATCTTGAGGATGATGATCTCATGCTTGATGTGGACCTGCCTGAGGACCCACCTCATGACAAAG AGGAATGTGAAAATATGAGCCGTTATGATAGACAAGACAGAAATGCTAGGCAACATCAGGAAGGATTCTGGAAAAGAGCACCACAACAGCGATGGAATACACAGGATCACTATCATCTTGGCCATACTGATCACTATATCCATGGCAAAAATGATTTGAACAG gggctCAAACTACCTAGAATCTCCTATTGGTCACTTTGAAAGCTATGGAGCACCAAATTTTTACCAGGCTCCTAGACAGCTGGTGGGCTTACCGGACAATACTGTGATGCTTGATGAAATGACCCTTCGGCACATGGTCCAAGACTGCACAGCTGTAAAAACTCAGTTACTGAAACTGAAGAGATTACTGCATCAG AATGATGAAAACGTGTCACTCCAGGACATCCCACTCTCAGTTCCATCAAGTCCAGAACCTCAAGAACCCGAGTCAACTTTTAAG ATGGATGATCTGCTGAATGAGATCAGGCAGCTTAAAgatgaactgaagaaaaagaatgaaacaatcAACCAATTAGAGCATCAACTT GCCACTAGATGTAACTGCCAGAAAGACAGTCAAAAACCTACAGGGGCAACATGCACGTATGCTGATAAATTTACACAAacctcctggaggaggagttCT
- the CCSER2 gene encoding serine-rich coiled-coil domain-containing protein 2 isoform X4, translating to MEEKNQIRTSLVSRLPKYGTKTLGSVLQPMPNGTAVSLAGNNGGKNFGKHNGTVRMSSFSFNWKKSNKYQLHDQNGRETNSKHNCNEKLIDSEKYSQSQGALGNDVLRVGLNSTASVASKAAKQTNMFVSSTEELNPKSLPGLSSSAKFAKGTLSGRTSYSGLNAPKSHLNGFYGNRPVVGLQRPRANSSATRTSSGESLAQSTDNSKAFSCEKMVRSQSFSHSIQNSFLPTASLTRSHSFNKAVDLTRPYHSQNLAARTSQRSTLLSRNARQLDVPNGNEPMKYGFTRPYSGMSASCSKKPPLSNGSGSAPSFGYRLSRPSLLKPTRQRFAGNIVNGSKSTTPDTCVVENSEISTNINRAIEKNSILESNAQRTDSDEGLHESMGKHGSKVMCMSDDGDEISISSLSSSEKNDLSEDFSDDFIDIEDPNRTIQIQQKESCLQELEHGSITSIEPFTSLKESGCNADDWLDINVSVDDNSESTKHTAENVISPEMNYRAGSSFELSPSDSSDGTYMWDEEGLEPIGSVHPCGSYESSEMNSIDILNNLDSCDLEDDDLMLDVDLPEDPPHDKEECENMSRYDRQDRNARQHQEGFWKRAPQQRWNTQDHYHLGHTDHYIHGKNDLNRGSNYLESPIGHFESYGAPNFYQAPRQLVGLPDNTVMLDEMTLRHMVQDCTAVKTQLLKLKRLLHQNDENVSLQDIPLSVPSSPEPQEPESTFKMDDLLNEIRQLKDELKKKNETINQLEHQLATRCNCQKDSQKPTGATCTYADKFTQTSWRRSSGGYSAPSFSPWQGSFQGIPRSVPPHRRQTSSTTAFQQPSQFHRPRPGKTNKNATYRGPQ from the exons atggaagaaaaaaatcaaatcaggaCATCCTTGGTTTCCAGGCTACCGAAATATGGAACGAAAACTTTAGGAAGTGTTTTGCAACCTATGCCGAATGGGACGGCTGTTAGTTTAGCAGGCAATAATGGTGGCAAAAATTTTGGCAAGCACAATGGCACTGTTCGcatgtcttccttttctttcaattggaaaaaatcaaataaatatcAACTTCATGATCAAAATGGGAGAGAGACAAACTCTAAGCATAACTGTAACGAAAAATTAATTGATTCTGAGAAGTATTCTCAATCTCAAGGTGCATTGGGTAATGATGTGCTCAGGGTGGGTTTGAACAGTACTGCTTCAGttgcatcaaaagcagcaaagcaaaccaaTATGTTTGTATCTTCTACTGAGGAATTAAACCCAAAGTCTTTGCCTGGACTCTCTAGTTCAGCAAAATTCGCCAAAGGTACCCTGTCAGGAAGGACCTCATATTCTGGACTCAATGCTccaaaatcacatttaaatggattttatgGAAATAGACCAGTGGTAGGTTTGCAGAGACCTAGAGCTAATTCCAGTGCCACAAGGACAAGTTCAGGAGAAAGCCTGGCACAATCTACAGACAATAGCAAggctttttcctgtgaaaaaatGGTAAGATCACAAAGTTTTTCACATTCCATTCAGAATTCTTTCCTTCCCACTGCATCTTTAACCAGGTCACATTCCTTTAATAAAGCCGTGGATCTTACAAGGCCTTATCATAGTCAAAATCTAGCTGCCAGGACATCTCAGAGGTCAACTTTGTTGTCAAGAAATGCCCGTCAGTTGGATGTACCCAATGGAAATGAACCTATGAAGTACGGATTTACCAGGCCCTACTCCGGTATGTCAGCTTCTTGTTCAAAGAAGCCCCCACTGTCGAATGGATCTGGGTCAGCACCTTCTTTTGGATACAGATTAAGTCGGCCTTCTCTGCTGAAGCCTACCAGGCAGCGATTTGCTGGAAATATTGTGAATGGCAGCAAAAGTACAACTCCTGACACATGCGTTGTGGAGAACTCTGAAATTTCAACAAATATTAATAGAGCAAttgagaaaaacagtattttagagAGCAATGCTCAAAGAACAGATTCTGATGAGGGCCTGCATGAAAGTATGGGAAAACATGGGTCAAAAGTCATGTGTATGAGCGATGATGGAGATGAAATATCTATATCTTCTTTgtcatcctctgaaaaaaatgatttGAGTGAAGACTTCAGTGATGATTTCATAGATATAGAAGACCCAAACAGAACTATACAAATACAGCAAAAGGAGAGCTGCCTTCAAGAATTAGAGCATGGGAGTATAACGTCAATCGAGCCGTTCACTTCTCTCAAGGAAAGTGGCTGTAATGCTGATGACTGGCTTGATATAAATGTGTCTG TGGATGACAACAGTGAAAGCACAAAGCATACTGCTGAGAATGTGATTTCTCCAGAGATGAATTACAGAGCTGGGTCCTCTTTTGAGCTTTCTCCATCTGACAGCTCTGACGGCACGTATATGTGGGATGAAGAAGGGTTGGAACCTATTGGAAGCGTACATCCATGTGGAAGTTACGAATCTTCAGAAATGAACAGCATA gaTATCTTGAATAATCTTGATTCATGTGATCTTGAGGATGATGATCTCATGCTTGATGTGGACCTGCCTGAGGACCCACCTCATGACAAAG AGGAATGTGAAAATATGAGCCGTTATGATAGACAAGACAGAAATGCTAGGCAACATCAGGAAGGATTCTGGAAAAGAGCACCACAACAGCGATGGAATACACAGGATCACTATCATCTTGGCCATACTGATCACTATATCCATGGCAAAAATGATTTGAACAG gggctCAAACTACCTAGAATCTCCTATTGGTCACTTTGAAAGCTATGGAGCACCAAATTTTTACCAGGCTCCTAGACAGCTGGTGGGCTTACCGGACAATACTGTGATGCTTGATGAAATGACCCTTCGGCACATGGTCCAAGACTGCACAGCTGTAAAAACTCAGTTACTGAAACTGAAGAGATTACTGCATCAG AATGATGAAAACGTGTCACTCCAGGACATCCCACTCTCAGTTCCATCAAGTCCAGAACCTCAAGAACCCGAGTCAACTTTTAAG ATGGATGATCTGCTGAATGAGATCAGGCAGCTTAAAgatgaactgaagaaaaagaatgaaacaatcAACCAATTAGAGCATCAACTT GCCACTAGATGTAACTGCCAGAAAGACAGTCAAAAACCTACAGGGGCAACATGCACGTATGCTGATAAATTTACACAAacctcctggaggaggagttCT